One Methylocystis iwaonis genomic window, TTTTGCGACCAACTGGCTCGCCGCCTCGCTTCTGGCCTTCACCATCTTTTTCTATGTCGTCATCTATACGATGTGGCTGAAGCGTTCGACGCCGCAGAACATCGTGATCGGCGGCGCGGCGGGCGCCCTGCCGCCCATCGTCGGCTACGCCGCCGCAACGGGCGACATCAGCCTCGCCAGCATTGTCCTCTTCGCCGTCATCTTCGTCTGGACGCCCCCTCACTTCTGGGCGTTGGCGCTGGTGAAGCATGACGATTACAGCCGCGCCGGCGTGCCGATGATGCCGAATGCGCTCGGCGCCGATCGCACGCGTCTCGAGATCCTCGTCTATTCGCTCGTGCTGGCGCCCCTGGGCGCCGTCCCCTGGGCGCTGGGCTTCGCCGGCGCTGTCTATGGCGCTGTTGCGATTGCTGCGGGCCTCTATCTCGCTTGGCTCGCTGTTCAGGTCTATCGCAGGCGCGAGGGCGACATTGCCCGCCGAGCCGCGATGAAGCTGTTCTTTTTCTCTATCTCCTATCTCTTCCTGCTGTTCCTGATCATCGTCGGCGAGCGCCTGCTGACGATCGCCGGCATTATCTGAAGGGAGACGAGATGAACGTCGAGCACAACCCGAATATCGAAGAGGGCGTCGTCCTCACCCCGGAGCAGGCGCGTAGCCGTCGCGCCCGCAATATCGCCATCGCCGTGACTGTCGCCTTGCTGGCGGTGCTGTTCTATGCGCTGACCCTCGTCAAGCTCGGCGGCGCCGTCGCCAATCGGCATATCTGACATGTCCGAGCCCGCCCGCAAGACGCTCAAAAGACCCGGCGCGATCGCCGCGGCGCTTGTCGTCGGCTCTTTGGGCATGCTTGGGCTGTCGTTCGCTTCCGTCCCGCTCTATCGGGCCTTCTGCGCCGCGACCGGATTCGGCGGCACGCCGCAGGTCGCCAAAGCGAATTCGACGGAGCAGGGCAGCCGTTCGCTGGCCGTCCGCTTCGACGCCAATGTGTCGCGCGAGCTCCCGTGGCGTTTCGAGCCCGAGGTCCCTAAAATTTCGCTGCGCACCGGCGAGACGACGACCGTCTATTACAAGGCCACGAATCTCTCCGATAAGGAGACGCGTGGACAGGCGGCCTATAACGTCAGTCCCGATCAGGCCGGCGCATTCTTCGTGAAGGTCGCCTGTTTCTGCTTCGACGAACAAAGGCTCGGCCCCGGCGAGACCGCCGAGTGGCCCGTCGTCTTCTATCTCGACCCCGCGCTCGAGAAGGAAGAGACGATGCGCCGCGTCGAGGAGATCACGCTTTCCTATTCCTTCTTCCCGACCAAAGCGCCGGCGACACCCAAAACCAGCGCCGAAGCCGGGCAGAAGCCCAAGTCCTGACCGCCGGCGGCGCCGGGGGGATTTCAACCTGGAACACGCCGGGCGACCGGCGAATGACGAGGAAAAGAAGAAATGGCCGACGGACACGCCAAACCGCAGCATGACTATCATCTTGTCGATCCGAGTCCGTGGCCGATCGCCGGCGCGTTTTCAGCGCTCTTCACGGCCATCGGCGCGATCATGTGGATGGCGCAGCACAAGGGCGCGCCGATCTACGGCCAGACCTGGGGCGGCGTGCTCTTCTTCATCGGCTTCGCGCTGATTCTCGCTGTCATGTACGCTTGGTGGAGCGACGTTGTTCGCGAAGCGCAGGTCGAAGGCCATCACACGCCGGTCGTCCAGCTTCATCACCGCTACGGGATGATCCTGTTCATCCTCTCCGAGGTGATGTTCTTCGTCGCTTGGTTCTGGGCCTTCTTCAATTCCAGCATCTTCCCCGGCGACATCTGGCAGGTGACGCGCACCGAGTTGTTCCATGGCGTTTGGCCGCCGCAAGGCGTCGAAGTGCTGAGCCCCTGGAAGCTGCCGCTGCTCAACACGGTCATCCTGCTGACCTCCGGCGTGACGCTGACCTGGGCGCATCACGGCCTGCTGCACGACAACCGCGATCAGCTCAAGAAGGGCTTGATGGCGACGATCGGCCTGGGCCTGCTCTTCAGCCTGATCCAGGGCTACGAATATGCGCACGCCCCCTTCGCCTTCTCCTTCGATCCGGCGCATCCGGCGGCGACCAATTACGGCTCGACCTTCTTCATGGCGACCGGCTTCCATGGTTTCCACGTCATCGTCGGCACGATCTTCCTGACTGTCTGCCTGGCGCGCGCTTTCAAGGGGCATTTCACGTCGGGTCAGCACCTCGGCTTCGAGTTCGCCGCCTGGTATTGGCACTTCGTTGACGTGGTCTGGTTGTTCCTGTTCTGCTGCATATATGTGTGGGGGAACTGGGGCGGCGCGATGGAGTAATTGCGCGGCGCGTAGCCCACGCGCCCGCCTCATTGCTGAAATTGACGGTCACGGCGCCGCCGTGGCCGTTTTCTTATGGAAGCGAGATGAAAATGGCTGAAGAGCAGATTTACCCGCCGGCGCGAGTCTATATCGACGGTCTGCTCGGCAGGTGCCCCCGTTGCAGCAAGGGCCATATGATCAAAGGTCTGCTGCAGGTCGCGCCGAAATGCGAGGTCTGCGGGCTCGATTTCTCTTTCGCCGACACCGGCGACGGACCGGCCATTTTCGTGATGATGATCGCAGGCTTTCTCATCGTCGGCCTCGCCTGGTACATCGAGGTGGTTTATCAGCCGCCCTATTGGGTGCATGCGCTGATCTTCCTGCCGTTCTCGGCAATTGTTTGTATCGGCCTGCTGCGGCCGGCAAAGGGCCTGTTGATCGCGCTCCAATATTTCAACAAGGCCGAAGAGGGCCAGCGCGAATCATGACAGCGGGCGCGCGGGCGCTGCTCTGGCCCGCAGTCGCAACAGCGCTGGCCTGCGCGCTGCTCGCCAGCCTCGGATTCTGGCAGGTGAGGCGCCTCGGGGAGAAAGAGGCGCTGATCGCGCGTGTTGAGACGCGCGCGCATCTCGCGCCCAAAGCGCTTCCGCCGCAGGGGGCCTGGGCGACGTTGTCGCCCGCCGATTATGAATTCACCCATGCGCTTGCCCGCGGACATTACCTCGCTGGCCGCGACGCCTTGATCTTCATGAAGCCGCCCGAGGGCTTTGGCCTCGAGCCCGGCTATATGGTCGTGACGCCCTTCGCGCTCTCGGCGGGCGGCGTTGTTCTTATCGAGCGCGGATTTACCCCCGCCTCCAAGATCGACGACGCCGAAGGTCGCGCGCCGCCCGCGGGCGAGACGGAGATCGCTGGTCTGCTGCGGGCCCCGCAAACGCGAAACCCCTTCACCCCGGCGGACGCCCCCAGCCGCGCGATCTGGTATACGCGCGACCCGGCGGCGATCGCCGCCGCGCTTGGCGCCGGCGGCGCGGCTCCCTTCACGCTGGCCCTGACCAGCCCGCAGAGCGCCGGCCCGAACGGCTTCCCGCGCCTCGTCGCGGCCGCGCCAGAATTCGTGAATAATCACCTCTCCTACGCCTTTACCTGGTTCTCACTCGCCACCGCGCTGCTGATCATTTTCGTCCTATATGCGCGCGGGCGGCTGAGAGGCGCCGCATAAAGAGGCGACGAGCCTTGCGGCCAGCGTGGATATGGTATGAAAAGGCGTCGATGCGCGACGCATCGCGCCGCTTGCGAGATGGATCTGAAATTGCGCTACCTTTCGACGCGCGGTGAAGCCGCGCAGCTTGCTTTCGACGACGTTTTGCTCGCCGGCCTCGCAACGGACGGCGGCCTCTACACGCCACTCGCCTATCCGCATGTCTCGCCGAAGGACATCGCGGCGCTTGCGGGGCAATCCTACGCCGACACAGCCGCCCAATTGATCGCGCCGTTTCTGACGGAGGAAGCGGCGCGGGAGGCGCTACGCGAGCAGACAAAGTCGGCCTACGCCACCTTCCGGCATCGCGCCATCGCGCCGCTGACCCAGATTGCCGACAATCTCTTCGTGCTGGAGCTTTTCCACGGCCCGACCCTCGCGTTCAAGGATCTGGCCATGCAGCTTCTCGGCCGCATGATGAATGACGTGCTGGAGAAGCGGAATCTGCGCGCCACAATCGTCGGCGCCACCTCGGGCGATACGGGCGCTGCGGCGATTGAAGCGTTTCGCGGCCTGCCGCGCGTCGATGTTTTCATCCTCTATCCGCACGGCCGGGTCTCGGACGTGCAGCGCAAGCAGATGACCTGCGTCGCGGATGAAAATATTCACACGATCGCGCTGGAGGGCACGTTCGACGACGCGCAGAATATTCTCAAGCGTCTGTTCCGCAATCAGCCGTTTCGTGAACGCGTCAGCCTCGCCGGCGTGAATTCCATCAATTGGGCGCGCGTCGTCGCGCAAATGGTCTACTATTTCACCAGCGCCGTCTCCGTCGGCGCGCCGCATCGGCGTGTTTCCTTCGCCGTTCCGACGGGAAATTTCGGCGACGTGCTCGCGGGCTATATCGCCAAACATATGGGCCTGCCGATCGAGCGCCTGATCGTCGCCACCAACGCCAACGACATTCTCGCCCGCGCGATTGCGACCGGGCGCTATGAGCCGCGCGGCGTGACCCCGACGCAATCGCCCTCGATGGACATACAAGTCTCGTCGAATTTCGAGCGTCTGCTGTTCGACGCCACCGGGCGCGACCATGCGGCGATTCGCGCCGCCTTCGCCTCGCTCGAGCAATCCGGCGCTTTTGACATCCCCGCCGCCGCGCTCGCCGCCATTCGCGCCGAGTTCGACGCGGCGTCCGTCGGCGAAGCCGAGACGACCGATGAGATCGCGCGCACCTGGCGGGACGCCGGCTATGTGCTCGACCCGCACACGGCGACCGGCGTGCGCGCGGCGCGGGCGCGGCTGGCGCAGGACCCCGCGACGCCCGTCGTCGCGCTCTCGACGGCTCATCCGGCCAAATTTCCCGAGGCGATCGAACGCGCCATCGGCAAGCGCCCGCTTCTCCCCGAATCGATTGCCGCGCGGCTCGAAGGACCCGAGCGCTTCACCATCCTGGAAAATGACGAAGCGCGCATTGCCAGCTTCATTGCGGAGCGCGCCCGCGCGGCGCGAGCTTGACCTCCATGGCTCTTTTTGGCGTTCTTGGCCGTCGCGACATGCCTATCAGAGGCGAGGGGGTCTATCTGCGGCCTTCCGAGATGCGCGACTATCTGGAGTGGTCGTCGCTGCGTGAGAGAAGCCGCACCTTCCTCACGCCCTGGGAGCCGATCTGGCCCGTCGACGATCTCACGCGGGCGAGCTTTCGCTATCGGGTCCGCCGCCATGCGGAGGAGATGGCGCGCGACGAGGCCTATTCGTTTTTTGTTTTCCGCGAGGAGGACGACGTTTTGCTGGGCGGGCTCTCCTTCGGCCACGTGCGACGCGGCGTCTCGCAGGCGGCGACGCTCGGCTATTGGATGGGCGAGCCCTACGCCGGCAAGGGCTATATGACTCGCGCCGTGCGCGCCTCCTGCGCCTATATTTTCGAGAAACAGGGCCTGCATCGCATCGAGGCCGCGTGCTTGCCGACGAATGAGCCCTCCAAGCGGCTCCTTGAGCGCGTCGGCTTCAAACATGAGGGCTATGCCCGATCCTATCTGAACATCAACGGCCAATGGCGCGACCATCTGCTATTCGCGCTTCTGGAGACGGACCCCATCCCGCCCGGCAAGCCTGTATAACGCCAAGTCTTGGCTTTCACTGGCTTATCCCAAATCGTTAGCGTCCGTTAATTGAATTTCGAGCATCGCATAAGCATCCGGTTCAGGGCGTTCCCAGCTACTTGCTGATTTTCCTCGGACTTCGCGTAGGTTTCCAAAGTCGAGACGCGAAACGAGGATTGTTCCGTGGGTATCCAGAACATCGGTGCGACGGTTGTGGGCGGCTGTTCGGTGGCTTGCCTGAATCTCGAGGCAACAGCGCAATTGATGTTGGACCTCGCACGCGCGCCCGCCCGCAAGGAAGGTCCTTATTACTTGACCTCCGTCAACGGCGAAGTGCTGGCGCGCCGCTTCTTCGACCGGGATTTCGCGAAGTTGATCGACTGCGCCGACTCGATCGCCGCCGACGGCCAGCCGCTCGTCGTGGCCTCCAAGCTCTTTTCACAGAAGAAGCCGTTGCCGGAGCGCGTCGCCACAACGGACCTCTATCCGCTCGTCGCGCGCCTGGCGCAGGATACCGGCGCGAGCTTCTATCTCCTCGGCGCGTCCGAGGAGGTCAATCGCGCCGCCTATGAAGCGACCAGGCGCATCGCGCCGCGCCTCAATATCGTCGGCAGATCGCATGGGTTCCTGAAAGGCGCGGCGCTCGAAGCCAAGCTCGACGAGATCAACGCGCTCGCGCCGGATATTCTCTGGCTGGCCATGGGCGTGCCGCTCGAACAGCAATTCGTGCGCGACTACGCGCATCGGCTGAAAAATGTGAAGATGATCAAGACCTCCGGCGGCCTGTTCGACTTTGTCGCCGGCGCCAAGAAGCGCGCGCCAAAATGGATGCAGCTCATCGGCCTCGAATGGGCGTTTCGGCTGAAGCTAGAGCCGCGGCGGCTGTTCAAGCGCTATCTGACGACCAATCCGGTCGCGGCTTATTTGCTGTTGACGCAGACGCATTAGGCTGATCAATCCCGCCAGTTGAGAATTGCCCACGAGCTTAAACAACGGTACGGTGGGCGCGCTGGATACGAGAGGAAGCTTTGCGCGTCAGCTTTAGAGACTTACAGGACGCCTTCGAATTCGTGTCCGTTGGGGCAGGTGAACACGAAGCATTTTTATGTAAGAAGAGCGGCAAAATTTATTTCCACTCCGAGCTCGTTGATGATCTGGACGAATTGCCAGACGACGTTGGCGACAGCGACAAGTTCCTCCAGATACCGGACAAGCGAGCGTTCGATCTCGGCAAGCCACTCGTATTGGACTTCGCTCGCGAATTCCTGGCCGACGATTTCGAGGATGTCCGACAGTTTTTCGGCAAAAAGGGCGCTTACGCTCGCTTCAAGGGACTGTTGGAGCGACGGGGCGCGCTCGATCATTGGTATGCGTTCGAAGCGAAAGCGGAAGAAAACGCTCTGCGGGCGTGGTGCGAGTTCAACGGAATCGAGCTGGCCGACGGATAGCGGTAGGTCCGGCTATCACAATCTTATCCCCTCCCTCGTCCACTCAGCGCCGTCATTGCAAGGAGGCGGAGCCGACGAAGCGATCCAGGACCGCATCGCCGCCCTGGATTGCTTCGCTTCGCTCGCAATGACGGGCTCTGAGCAGAACCAGCGCTCTTATAGCTCTGGATTCCCGGTCGGGCTTTCAGCTCGCCGGGAATGACAAGTCCCCATGCGAGCTGTTCAAACGGAAATGGTATGACCGCCCGTCCTACAGTCGACCAGCCAGTCTTCCCCACAGCGCATTGCCGGCTTTGAAGACATAATCGAGCTTGGCGCTCGTCACGCTCTGGGCGCCCTTGCCGATCAGCCAGTCCGCGAGGGCCGCGACCTGCTTCGTCGGACAGGCGAAGGTCGTCGTGTCGCCATTGCGCTCGCGCAGCGTGGCGCCGAAATTGGCCTGCGCCTCGCTCAAAGCCGCATCGTTCAGCGCGACCGCCGCCCGCACCTCGCGCGTCGTCCGCGCTTCCTCTTCCGCCGCGATGCGCGAGAGGATGATGCGCGCGGCCTCCTTCGCCGTCTCGCTCCAGGGCGCCGAGAGCGACGCGACCAGATTGGCCTGCGAGCGCAGGATCACGCCATCGTCGAGAATCTTGAGCGCATTGGCGGCGAGCGTCGCGCCGGTGGTGGTGATGTCCACGATGAGATCGGCGGAGCCGGCGGCCGGGGCGCCTTCGGTGGCGCCGGAGCTTTCGACGATGCGATAGTCGCCGACGCCATGCTGGGCGAAGAAGCGGCGCGTGGTGTTGAGATATTTCGTCGCGACGCGCAGGCCGCGGCCATGGCGCGCGCGGAAGCCGTCGGCGACGTCCGCGAGATCGGCCATGGCGCGCACGTCGATCCAGGCCTGCGGAACCGCGACGACGACATTGGCGTGGCCGAAGCCCAGCGGCGCAAGCAGCTCCACTTTGCTCTCGGGATCGGCAATCTCCTCGCGCACGAGGTCCTCGCCGGTAATGCCGAAATGCACGTCGCCGCGCGCGAGGCGCCCGGTGATCTCGGAGGCGGAGAGATAGGCCACTTCGACGCCGTCGAGGCCGGCGATGGCGCCGCGATAATCGCGGGCGCCGCGTCCCTGCGTCAGTTCCAGGCCGGCGCGGGCGAAGAAGGCGTTGGCGTTTTCCTGCAGGCGGCCCTTCGAGGGCGTCGCCACGATGAGCTTCTGCGTCATGCCGCCTCTCCCGCGCGCGCGGCGCCGGCTAGTCTATCGATCCAGATGGCGGCGCCCACGGCCGGAATATCGGCCTTGGCGCCGAGCGTCTTCAAAAGCCGGTCGTAGCGGCCGCCGCCGATGACGGGCGCACTCTCGTCCGCGCGGCGCGCTTCGAAGACGAAGCCCGAGTAATAGTCGAGGTGACGGGCGAAGCTCGCCGAGAAGACCATGTCGTCGAGGTTCAAGCCGCGAGCGGCGATGAAGCTCGCGCGGGTGTCGAAGGAATCGAGCGCCGCCGTGAGGTCGAGCTTGGCGTCCTCGGCAAGCTTGCGCAGGGCCGCGGAAGCGATGTCCGGCGCGCCTTCTATGGCGAAAAAGGCTTCCGCCAAGGCCCGTTTCTCAGGCGAGACGCCGGCGCCCTCGGTGAGCGTCGCCTGATCGAGGAAGCGCTCGGCGATCTCCGCCGCGCTGCGGCCGCCGACTGGCGTGATGCCGGCGATGGCGAGGAGGTCTTCCACCAGCCGCCGCGCGTCGGCCGAGTCGACCTTGGCGAGCGCGGCGAGCACGCCCGACTGCTCGGCGCCGCGGCGGTTGGGCGGCGTGAAAATTTCAGCGATCGACTGGGCGCGCGCATGGCCCGACTCGACGCGTCGGCGCCACACCGGCGGCAGGTCGAGCCCGTCGAGAAAGGCCGACACCAACCCGGCGTCGCCGATGCGCACCGAAAGCCCTTTGGCTCCGCCAGCGGCGGCGGCGTCAAGCGCGGCGCCGAGAATTTCGGCGTCAGCAGCCTCGCGATCGTCGCGGCCGAAGCTCTCTATGCCAGCTTGCAGAAATTCCCCTTCGCCCGACGCCCCGTGCAAAGGCGCGCGGAAGATCGAGCCGCCATAGGCGAAGGCGGCGGCCTCTCCCGCTTGCGGCGTCGCGAGATAATCGAGGCACACGGGGATCGTATATTCCGGCCGTAGGCAGAGCTCGGCGCCGGAGGCGTTGGTCGTCAGATAGAGATGACCGCGAAAATCTTCGCCCGAGCGATCGAGAAAAACGCCAGCGGGCTGCAGAAGCCGGGGCTCGTGGCGCGTGAAGCCGGCCCGTTCGAAATGCGCAAGAATGGCCGCGAGCCTGTCGGCGGCGATTCTCTCCGGGGCTTGGCGGTCGGGGGCTTTATCGGCGGTCACGCGGGAATTTTCCTCTCGATTTTGCGTTTTCTTTAGCAATTGCCCCGCCCGCGCGCACCCGCTTTCGGCGCGAAAGGTGAATGGCCGGGCCCGGCTCAAAGAAAGAGCCGCGGGGACGCCGCGGCTCGATTACGATCCGAATGTGACTGGATCAGCTCAGCGACGATGCTCCCAGCCGCGGCGCGAGGCCTCGGAGTGGCGTTTGGGATCGCCGTGCCAGCCTCGATGCTGAGAAGATTGGCCGCCGCGCTCTTCTTCGCGGCCGCGCGCCTGCGCCTGCCCGCCCCGGCGCTCCTCCCAGCCGCCGCGGGCCCCGCGAGGCTCCTCCTCTCCCCGCCGGCGTCCTTCCTCCTCGCGGCCGCCCCAGGGCGACGGGCGCTCTTCTTCCTCCCAGCCGCGTCCTTCCTCGCCGCGCCGGCTTTCCCAGCTTTCGCGTCCGCGGCCGCCGCGCGGCGCTTCCCGGCCGGGCGGCTCGGCCCAGACTTCCTCCTCCTGCGCCAACTGAATATGCAGGGTCTTGGGTTGCGGCAGCAGCAGCTCCTCGGAGAACTGCTCCATCAGCTCGTCGCGCCGCGCCATCATCCGCTTGCCGAGCGCCGCCGTATCGACGCCGCCTTCCAGCGCCTTGGCGAAGATGCTGTCGGGGCTCTTTTCCTCCTCCTGGATATGCCGGCGTACATATTCCCCGAGCACCGTCACCTTCGCGTCGAAGAACGGGTCGCTCTGCGGCGTGCCCATGGCGATCTCGGCAGTCAGGATTTTCGCGGTGTCATGCTCGACCTGGGCCTCGTCGAGCAGCGGGTCGTCGACATGCTCGCGGCAGGCCGGGTAGAAGATTTCCTCCTCCAGCTCCGCATGGATGGTGAGCTCGAGGCAGATCTGCTGTGCGAGCTTCGATTTCTCGGCGCGCCGCTTCGCCTGCTCAAATTTGTCGAAAAGCCCCTCGACGCGGCGGTGGTCCGCCTTCAGCATTTCGATGGCGTCGGCTTTCTGCCTTTCGCCGTTTCCGCTGGTTTTCTCCTGCATTCCCTTCCCGGAACCCTTTTCGTCCCATTCGTCCATCTGCTTCGCCATGGGTTTCCTCGACGCGCTTGACTGAAACGCCCCTTTCAGCCGTTCGAAGCGCGTAACGCGGAGCGTGCTTGGGCTGTTCCAATTGAGCGGCGGCGGGGCGGGGCGCGGGCGCAATGGCTTTCTTGGCGCGCGCCGCCCCGGTATGCTGGGCAAAATTGGAGAGCGAAATGGCGGACCATGAACGGCTCACCGTCACCCTGCCGCAGTCTCAGGAGCTTGTGGCCGTCAAAGGCGATATTAAAGAAGGCTTGGCTGACGTTGCAGCCGGGAGAACCAAGGATTTTGATCTCGAAAACATCATTACCCGTGGGAGAAAGCTATTAGCCAGCCGCTCCGACTCTGCCGGACAGAGACGGGGAAGCTGATCTCGCCAAGATATGGGCTTGCGGGCAGGGCGGCTTCGCTGCGAATTGAGGGGCAGCCCCGGGCCAACGTCATTTTCCCGCCCGCTCCAGCAGTTGCTCCAGCGGCAGCGAACTCACTCCCTTAGGCGGCGCAAAAGGTTCCTCCACGGAGGCGACGAGGGAGAGGGCGACGACGGCCGCCGCGCTGAAAATCGCCTGCGCCAGCAACTGCGACCCGGCGCGCTCCAGATGCACGACGGCGAGGGCGATCTGCGTGATGAAGGCGATGATGATCACCGCCGCCCATTTGCGGTCGTCCGGATAGGCGCCGGCGATGGCGAGGCGCTGCTCGCGCGCCAAGCGCAGCTTCAACACCGTGTCGATCAGCGCGCGCTGGAAGGCGGGCTCGACCTTCGCGGTGCTCACGACCCGCGTCAGCGCATTGAGCGCCGCTTCCGCCTCGGGCGCGGGCTCGCCGTTTTCCATGGCCTTCCACTCGAGGGCGACCACGGACTCGATGTAGTTGCGCAGGGCTGTCGGCAGATCGTCGGCGCCGACGCCATTGCCACTCAGGGTCATGAGGGTCATCAATTCCTCGCGCTCCAACGCGAGGGCGCTATAGGCGCGGCGGTTGGCGTCCCAGACGTCCTGCGAGAGAAAGGTCATGAGGAGACCGAAGAGCGTCGCCGGCACGCCGACGAAGGGCGGAACGACGCCTTTCCAATTATGCATACGCGTCGACAAAGGGGAGGCGAAGCTCAACCAGCAGAGGAAGAGCGCCAGCGCGATCATGGTCCCGCTCAGCGTCAGCGCCATGACTGTGGTCGTCTGGGACATCCACCAGTGAATAAACGTCACGTTCTCCACGATCCCCTCCCGAGCCGAAAACCTGGCCTCTTGGGTAAGATGGCGGGCGCCGAACGGCAAGCCGCTGAAAACGGGCGGCCGTAGCCCGCTTGTTGGCGGGCTGCAGGAGTGGTTTGATTGGTCCTCAGTTTCCCGAAAGCAGGGTTCTTCGCAGCGATGCCCCAAACGATGATCGAAATGCCCCGCTTTCCGACTGGCGTTCCGGGCCTCGACGAGGTCTTGCAGGGAGGGCTTCCACGCGGCGCGCTGATCTTGGTCGAAGGGCCTCCCGGCAGCGGGAAGACGACCGTCGCATTGCAGTTTCTGCTTGCCGCCGCCCAGAGGGGCGAGAGCTGTCTGCTGGCGTCCAACGCCGAGACGCCCGAACAGCTCGAACGCATCGTCGCATCCCACGGCTGGAGCCTGGAAGGCGTTCATATGACCTCCTTGTCGGAGGCGAGCGGCGGAGAGGAGCTTCCAACGTCGGATTACACCCTCTTTCCAGAAGCAGAGGTGGAGATCGACGAAACCCTCCAGCACCTCTTCTCGGAAGTCGAAAGACTAAAACCGACGCTGTTGGTCCTCGACACGATTTCCAGCCTGAGGGTTGTTGCGCCCACGCCAGCCTTCCATCGGCGCCAGCTCAAGCGCATTCGGGATTTCATGGCCGCGCGCGGCTGCACGACAGTGATGCTGGACGAAGCCTCGATGACCGAAAAGGATCTACGCAGCCAAACGCTTTCCGACGGCCTTATCGAGCTGCAGCAAGTCGATTTCCATTATGGCGCCGATCGGCGTCGCCTCAGAGTTCGAAAGCTTCGAGGTTGCCGATATCTCAGTGGCGCGCATGATTTCACGATCACGACCGGGGGACTCGAGGTCTATCCCCGCCTCGTCGCACAGAGCTATGCGGCCACGCCGAGTTTTGAGCCGCTCGAAAGCGCCGTTCCGGAGATCGACGCACTGACCGGCGGCGGCGTTGCGCGCGGGTCCAGCACGCTCGTCGTTGGGCCCGCCGGTATCGGCAAGTCCACAATATCGACGCTTTACGTGATGGCGGCGGCGGCGCGCGGCGAAAAAAGTTGCGTGCTTCTCTTCGACGAGAACATCCCCACCTATATAGCGCGAAGCGAGGGCCTGGGACTCAAAATCCAGGCCGCAAAAGAGGCAGGGCTTGTCAGCGTCATACATCTCGATCCGGCGGAGCTCAGCGCGGGCCAGGTCGCCAGCCTTCTCATCCGCCACGTCGAAGCGAATGGCGCGAAGGTGGTGGTCGTCGACACTTTGAACGGCTACCTTCAGTCCGCGATGGAGGAGCCGAGCGTGTACCTGCACATACGGGAGCTCATCTCCTATTTGAGCCGCCGCCAGGTCGTGACCCTGCTGACCCTCACCCAGCATGGCATTCTCGGCCCCGAGACGGCGACGCCGATCGATCTCAGCTTTCTCGCCGACAATGTCTTCCTGCTGCGTTACTTCGAGATGAAGGGCGCGCTCATAAGGCTCTGTCGGTCGTCAAAAAGCGGACCGGGGGGCACGAGCACACAATCCGTGAACTCGTGGTGGGGCACGGTCGCATAGATGTCAGCGAACCTCTCGAGGGGTTTAGCGGCGTGCTCACCGGCACGCCTGTCTTCGCGGGTGAGGCCAGCCCGAAGGGGATGTGAATGACTTGGCGCGACTCCTGCGGAGTCGGCGGCGACGGGAAGGATTTTCGCATTCTGATCCTCACG contains:
- a CDS encoding heme o synthase, with translation MSDASYLDGAEAARSVPQLPVAAPSDYFQLLKPRVMSLVVLTALAGILIAPVPPHPLVAFAALLSIAVGAGASGALNMWYDADIDAVMTRTARRPIPAGRMEPESALAFGLVLSMLSVFTLGFATNWLAASLLAFTIFFYVVIYTMWLKRSTPQNIVIGGAAGALPPIVGYAAATGDISLASIVLFAVIFVWTPPHFWALALVKHDDYSRAGVPMMPNALGADRTRLEILVYSLVLAPLGAVPWALGFAGAVYGAVAIAAGLYLAWLAVQVYRRREGDIARRAAMKLFFFSISYLFLLFLIIVGERLLTIAGII
- a CDS encoding cytochrome c oxidase assembly protein yields the protein MSEPARKTLKRPGAIAAALVVGSLGMLGLSFASVPLYRAFCAATGFGGTPQVAKANSTEQGSRSLAVRFDANVSRELPWRFEPEVPKISLRTGETTTVYYKATNLSDKETRGQAAYNVSPDQAGAFFVKVACFCFDEQRLGPGETAEWPVVFYLDPALEKEETMRRVEEITLSYSFFPTKAPATPKTSAEAGQKPKS
- a CDS encoding cytochrome c oxidase subunit 3, translating into MADGHAKPQHDYHLVDPSPWPIAGAFSALFTAIGAIMWMAQHKGAPIYGQTWGGVLFFIGFALILAVMYAWWSDVVREAQVEGHHTPVVQLHHRYGMILFILSEVMFFVAWFWAFFNSSIFPGDIWQVTRTELFHGVWPPQGVEVLSPWKLPLLNTVILLTSGVTLTWAHHGLLHDNRDQLKKGLMATIGLGLLFSLIQGYEYAHAPFAFSFDPAHPAATNYGSTFFMATGFHGFHVIVGTIFLTVCLARAFKGHFTSGQHLGFEFAAWYWHFVDVVWLFLFCCIYVWGNWGGAME
- a CDS encoding DUF983 domain-containing protein — encoded protein: MAEEQIYPPARVYIDGLLGRCPRCSKGHMIKGLLQVAPKCEVCGLDFSFADTGDGPAIFVMMIAGFLIVGLAWYIEVVYQPPYWVHALIFLPFSAIVCIGLLRPAKGLLIALQYFNKAEEGQRES
- a CDS encoding SURF1 family protein: MTAGARALLWPAVATALACALLASLGFWQVRRLGEKEALIARVETRAHLAPKALPPQGAWATLSPADYEFTHALARGHYLAGRDALIFMKPPEGFGLEPGYMVVTPFALSAGGVVLIERGFTPASKIDDAEGRAPPAGETEIAGLLRAPQTRNPFTPADAPSRAIWYTRDPAAIAAALGAGGAAPFTLALTSPQSAGPNGFPRLVAAAPEFVNNHLSYAFTWFSLATALLIIFVLYARGRLRGAA
- the thrC gene encoding threonine synthase, which translates into the protein MRYLSTRGEAAQLAFDDVLLAGLATDGGLYTPLAYPHVSPKDIAALAGQSYADTAAQLIAPFLTEEAAREALREQTKSAYATFRHRAIAPLTQIADNLFVLELFHGPTLAFKDLAMQLLGRMMNDVLEKRNLRATIVGATSGDTGAAAIEAFRGLPRVDVFILYPHGRVSDVQRKQMTCVADENIHTIALEGTFDDAQNILKRLFRNQPFRERVSLAGVNSINWARVVAQMVYYFTSAVSVGAPHRRVSFAVPTGNFGDVLAGYIAKHMGLPIERLIVATNANDILARAIATGRYEPRGVTPTQSPSMDIQVSSNFERLLFDATGRDHAAIRAAFASLEQSGAFDIPAAALAAIRAEFDAASVGEAETTDEIARTWRDAGYVLDPHTATGVRAARARLAQDPATPVVALSTAHPAKFPEAIERAIGKRPLLPESIAARLEGPERFTILENDEARIASFIAERARAARA
- a CDS encoding GNAT family N-acetyltransferase, yielding MALFGVLGRRDMPIRGEGVYLRPSEMRDYLEWSSLRERSRTFLTPWEPIWPVDDLTRASFRYRVRRHAEEMARDEAYSFFVFREEDDVLLGGLSFGHVRRGVSQAATLGYWMGEPYAGKGYMTRAVRASCAYIFEKQGLHRIEAACLPTNEPSKRLLERVGFKHEGYARSYLNINGQWRDHLLFALLETDPIPPGKPV
- a CDS encoding WecB/TagA/CpsF family glycosyltransferase — protein: MLDLARAPARKEGPYYLTSVNGEVLARRFFDRDFAKLIDCADSIAADGQPLVVASKLFSQKKPLPERVATTDLYPLVARLAQDTGASFYLLGASEEVNRAAYEATRRIAPRLNIVGRSHGFLKGAALEAKLDEINALAPDILWLAMGVPLEQQFVRDYAHRLKNVKMIKTSGGLFDFVAGAKKRAPKWMQLIGLEWAFRLKLEPRRLFKRYLTTNPVAAYLLLTQTH